In a single window of the Pseudomonas oryzihabitans genome:
- a CDS encoding ligase-associated DNA damage response exonuclease — translation MDLVIARPDGLYCPPGDFYIDPWHPVERSVITHGHGDHARVGNGHYLATSGSAGILRARLGADINLQTLEYGEVIDHHGVKLSFHPAGHVLGSAQVRLEYRGEVWVASGDYKVEPDGTCTPFEPVRCHTFITESTFGLPIYRWRPQAEIFAEVNAWWRTNQAQGLASVLYSYAFGKAQRLLHGLDPEIGPILAHGAVEPLNRVYREAGIRIPETHYAGDFKKSDPLLRQALIIAPPSAGGSTWIRRFGEHSDAFASGWMMLRGTRRRRGVDRGFVLSDHADWPGLLWAIEQTGAERVMVTHGSVATLVRYLRDQGLDAQGFTTEYGEEDDTPFATETQA, via the coding sequence ATGGACCTCGTCATCGCCCGCCCGGACGGTCTCTATTGCCCGCCTGGCGACTTCTACATCGATCCCTGGCATCCGGTGGAGCGCTCGGTCATCACCCATGGCCACGGCGACCACGCCCGGGTGGGCAATGGTCACTACCTGGCCACCTCGGGCAGCGCTGGCATCCTACGCGCGCGATTGGGCGCCGATATCAACCTCCAGACCCTGGAATACGGCGAGGTCATCGACCACCACGGGGTCAAGCTGAGCTTTCATCCCGCCGGCCATGTACTGGGCTCGGCCCAGGTGCGCCTGGAATACCGGGGCGAGGTCTGGGTGGCCTCGGGCGACTACAAGGTCGAGCCCGACGGTACCTGCACCCCCTTCGAGCCGGTGCGCTGCCATACCTTCATCACCGAATCCACCTTCGGCCTGCCGATCTATCGCTGGCGGCCCCAGGCGGAGATCTTCGCCGAGGTCAACGCCTGGTGGCGCACCAACCAGGCCCAGGGGCTGGCCAGCGTGCTCTACAGCTATGCCTTCGGCAAGGCGCAACGCCTCCTGCACGGGCTCGATCCGGAGATCGGCCCGATCCTCGCCCATGGCGCGGTGGAGCCGCTCAACCGGGTCTATCGCGAAGCCGGCATCCGCATCCCGGAAACCCACTATGCCGGCGACTTCAAGAAGAGCGATCCCTTGCTGCGCCAGGCGCTGATCATCGCCCCGCCCTCGGCTGGCGGCAGTACCTGGATTCGCCGTTTCGGCGAGCACAGCGATGCCTTCGCCAGCGGCTGGATGATGCTGCGCGGCACCCGCCGCCGGCGTGGGGTGGATCGCGGCTTCGTGCTCTCCGACCATGCCGACTGGCCGGGCCTGCTGTGGGCCATCGAGCAGACCGGCGCCGAACGAGTGATGGTCACCCACGGCTCGGTGGCCACCCTGGTGCGCTATCTGCGTGACCAGGGCCTGGATGCTCAGGGCTTCACCACCGAATACGGTGAGGAAGACGATACCCCCTTCGCCACGGAGACCCAGGCATGA